In Ruania zhangjianzhongii, the following proteins share a genomic window:
- a CDS encoding alpha/beta hydrolase family protein: MKPLFFPDDAQFWFETLRTFGHITYGGADFGEVAVTAERITSGDYDSWHDQWRHTADRVAGEGRDSLASGHRISARDAFLRASNYYRNAEFFLHGDPADPRIRTAYDASVDYFRRAGALFSPAIEPVEIPYADTVLPGYLYRADHSGAPRPTVVMFNGFDGSVEEMHFFGAAAALERGYTVLSFDGPGQPGTRHHHGLTFRPDWENVVGPVLDYAGTIPEVDPDRIALLGNSMGGLLAPRAAAFDQRIAALVALDGVYDLSLVATSLFPGDAAEAERRLRAADDPEVDAALAAAMAADPTARWAIEHGMYVLGAATPRAFAAAYLDYHLRDGIAEQISCPTLVCSGTEDDFFAGQPELLFEHLTCTKTLVPFTADDGAGAHCQAGAQRLAYARVYDWLDDVFGAQPSRAASSPT, translated from the coding sequence GTGAAACCCCTGTTCTTCCCTGACGACGCCCAGTTCTGGTTCGAGACACTGCGTACCTTCGGGCACATCACCTACGGCGGCGCCGACTTCGGCGAAGTCGCGGTGACCGCCGAGCGGATCACCTCTGGTGACTACGACAGCTGGCACGACCAGTGGCGGCACACTGCCGACCGAGTGGCCGGCGAAGGCCGCGACAGCCTGGCCAGCGGTCACCGGATCAGTGCCCGGGACGCCTTCCTGCGCGCCTCGAACTACTACCGCAACGCCGAGTTCTTCCTGCACGGGGACCCGGCCGACCCGCGGATCCGCACGGCCTACGACGCCTCGGTCGACTACTTCCGGCGGGCCGGAGCCCTGTTCAGTCCAGCGATCGAACCGGTCGAGATCCCCTATGCCGACACAGTGCTGCCCGGCTACCTGTACCGGGCCGACCACTCCGGCGCCCCACGGCCGACCGTGGTGATGTTCAACGGCTTCGACGGCAGCGTGGAGGAGATGCACTTCTTCGGCGCTGCCGCCGCCCTCGAGCGCGGCTACACGGTGCTGTCCTTCGACGGCCCCGGCCAGCCGGGCACGCGCCACCACCACGGACTCACCTTCCGCCCAGACTGGGAGAACGTGGTCGGTCCCGTGCTGGACTACGCCGGGACGATTCCCGAGGTCGACCCGGACCGGATCGCACTGCTCGGCAACAGTATGGGTGGCCTGCTCGCTCCGCGTGCGGCAGCATTCGACCAGCGGATTGCTGCGCTCGTCGCGCTGGACGGTGTCTACGACCTGAGCCTCGTGGCGACGTCGCTGTTTCCGGGCGATGCGGCCGAGGCCGAACGCCGGCTGCGAGCCGCCGATGACCCCGAGGTGGACGCCGCACTCGCCGCCGCCATGGCCGCGGACCCGACGGCACGCTGGGCCATCGAGCACGGCATGTACGTGCTCGGCGCCGCCACCCCGCGCGCCTTCGCTGCCGCCTACCTTGACTACCACCTGCGGGACGGCATCGCGGAGCAGATCAGCTGCCCCACCCTGGTGTGCTCCGGCACCGAGGACGACTTCTTCGCCGGGCAGCCCGAGCTGCTGTTCGAGCACCTGACCTGCACGAAGACACTGGTGCCGTTCACTGCGGACGACGGCGCTGGCGCGCACTGCCAGGCCGGCGCCCAGCGGCTGGCCTACGCCCGGGTCTACGACTGGCTGGACGACGTCTTCGGCGCCCAGCCCTCGCGCGCCGCGAGCTCACCCACCTAG